The following coding sequences lie in one Mesorhizobium sp. DCY119 genomic window:
- a CDS encoding pirin family protein: MTIETATKEAVKFVSPDTHLVRDHGPFKLRRIHPGAALGRPDDGGFGGLGLIDHARLQPGLVVRMHEHRNDEIISYLRSGRMQHTDSAGRSEVISPNRLMVMNAGAGFSHEEAVIGDDPIEMLQIFVRPEAANMEPGVQFVGLDETESTDRWRLLAGPMGSAAPSFVRQAVYLYDTHLSAGESIDLPTMPGFDRWLYVFRGEVSVGDKQAETHVALTIGADEFAPEVTATRETDLVLFLVNRRAAFSRAGTMSG; encoded by the coding sequence ATGACTATAGAAACAGCGACCAAAGAGGCGGTGAAATTCGTCTCGCCCGACACCCATCTGGTAAGGGACCACGGCCCCTTCAAACTCCGCCGCATCCACCCCGGTGCTGCGTTGGGCCGGCCAGACGATGGTGGTTTCGGCGGGCTCGGCCTCATTGACCATGCGCGGTTGCAGCCCGGCCTGGTCGTCAGGATGCACGAGCATCGTAACGACGAGATCATCAGCTATCTGCGCTCAGGCCGCATGCAGCACACGGATTCCGCCGGTCGCAGCGAGGTCATCTCGCCCAATCGCTTGATGGTGATGAACGCCGGTGCCGGCTTTTCGCATGAAGAAGCGGTGATCGGGGATGATCCGATCGAAATGCTGCAGATCTTTGTGCGGCCCGAAGCAGCCAATATGGAGCCAGGGGTCCAGTTCGTCGGCCTCGACGAAACCGAGAGCACAGATCGCTGGCGGCTGCTGGCGGGACCTATGGGCTCGGCGGCACCGAGCTTCGTGCGCCAGGCCGTCTACCTCTACGACACCCATTTGTCGGCGGGGGAAAGCATCGACCTGCCGACGATGCCGGGGTTCGATCGCTGGCTGTATGTGTTCCGTGGCGAGGTCTCGGTCGGAGACAAGCAAGCCGAAACGCATGTAGCGTTGACCATCGGCGCCGATGAGTTCGCGCCCGAGGTGACGGCGACCCGGGAGACGGACCTCGTCCTCTTTCTGGTCAACCGCCGGGCAGCTTTCTCCCGTGCAGGCACCATGAGCGGGTGA
- a CDS encoding isochorismatase family protein, producing MTTLFTAENSALLLIDHQVGTMQLIKNIDVEQAKRMSLALAKAASILGIPTVLTSSQEDRLQGPLLPELKEILPDAFDKRVKREGIVNAWTDANFKAAVEATGRKNLIMAGVTTDVCLVFPAIDAVGEGYNVQAVMDASGSPYELSEDMSRRRMQDAGVILTATNTMIAELAQNWGSPKGQQLIQLLFTEVLPPVHA from the coding sequence ATGACCACGCTATTCACCGCAGAGAACTCGGCACTTCTGCTGATCGACCATCAGGTCGGCACCATGCAGCTCATCAAGAACATCGACGTCGAGCAGGCCAAGCGCATGTCGCTCGCCCTGGCCAAGGCCGCCAGCATCCTCGGCATCCCGACCGTGCTCACCTCCAGCCAGGAGGACCGTTTGCAGGGTCCGCTGCTGCCGGAGCTGAAGGAGATCCTGCCCGACGCCTTCGACAAGCGCGTCAAGCGCGAAGGCATCGTCAATGCCTGGACCGACGCCAACTTCAAGGCGGCTGTCGAGGCGACGGGCCGCAAGAACCTGATCATGGCCGGTGTGACCACCGACGTCTGCCTGGTGTTCCCGGCGATCGACGCGGTCGGCGAAGGCTATAATGTGCAGGCCGTCATGGACGCTTCGGGATCGCCGTACGAGCTTTCCGAGGACATGTCGCGCCGCCGCATGCAGGACGCCGGCGTCATTTTGACCGCAACCAACACCATGATCGCCGAACTCGCCCAGAACTGGGGTTCGCCCAAGGGCCAGCAGCTCATCCAGTTGCTCTTCACCGAGGTCTTGCCCCCTGTCCACGCGTAA
- the rnpA gene encoding ribonuclease P protein component, which produces MPDNGKSEFLPPLRLRKRAEFLAVRRGEKRRGRLFLMEVLDRGVTEAPRVGFTVTKKVGNAVVRNRIRRRLKEAVRVHAAGDMQPGKDYVIVGREDILTAPFDELAAELKRRIRGTR; this is translated from the coding sequence TTGCCGGATAACGGCAAGTCAGAATTTCTGCCTCCGCTGCGGCTTCGCAAGCGAGCTGAATTTCTTGCCGTCCGGCGTGGTGAAAAGCGCCGCGGGCGGCTTTTCCTCATGGAAGTCCTGGATCGCGGCGTGACGGAAGCACCGCGAGTCGGCTTCACGGTCACCAAGAAGGTCGGAAATGCGGTTGTTCGCAATCGCATCCGCCGCCGCCTCAAGGAGGCGGTTCGCGTCCATGCCGCAGGTGACATGCAGCCTGGCAAGGACTATGTGATCGTCGGGCGGGAAGATATCCTGACGGCTCCTTTCGATGAGCTTGCTGCCGAGCTCAAACGACGAATTCGCGGAACGCGTTAA
- the rpmH gene encoding 50S ribosomal protein L34: MKRTYQPSKLVRKRRHGFRARMATKGGRGVVAARRNRGRKRLSA; this comes from the coding sequence ATGAAGCGTACCTATCAGCCATCTAAACTCGTCCGTAAGCGTCGGCACGGTTTCCGTGCGCGCATGGCCACCAAGGGTGGTCGCGGCGTCGTCGCAGCTCGCCGCAACCGCGGCCGCAAGCGGCTGTCCGCATAA
- a CDS encoding cupin domain-containing protein encodes MTQKHFPIVNAIASGEPNSVFGFKRHFRITPEDTGGAFCVFEEEIEEGAGPPLHIHHTEYEMFTVLSGSVKFHCDGTEAVAEVGTTALIPPGARHAFKGIGPGLSRVLIMLSPGHGEGFFREVAKEGLSPQNDMDRVNEIAAKYSVEFVGPPID; translated from the coding sequence ATGACCCAGAAACATTTTCCGATCGTCAATGCCATCGCTTCGGGCGAGCCCAACAGCGTCTTTGGTTTCAAGCGCCATTTCCGGATCACGCCCGAAGATACGGGCGGTGCCTTCTGCGTGTTCGAAGAGGAAATCGAGGAAGGGGCGGGGCCCCCTTTGCACATACACCATACCGAGTACGAGATGTTCACGGTGCTGTCCGGGTCGGTGAAGTTCCACTGTGACGGCACGGAAGCCGTGGCCGAGGTGGGGACAACCGCGTTGATCCCGCCCGGCGCGCGCCACGCCTTCAAGGGCATCGGCCCCGGCCTGTCCCGCGTGCTCATCATGCTGTCGCCGGGGCACGGCGAAGGCTTCTTCCGCGAAGTCGCAAAAGAGGGGCTGTCGCCACAGAACGATATGGACCGGGTGAACGAGATCGCTGCGAAATACAGCGTCGAATTCGTCGGCCCGCCGATTGACTGA
- a CDS encoding HAMP domain-containing sensor histidine kinase, translated as MADKTVGDADESPGMKTGRSVPLSRGLSTKLLVLTIIFVLIAEVLIFLPSIANFRLRWLEERLGTAAAVSIVLVQTDPSDLSREVQQDVLRSIGAKAIAVRDGGVSRLLVVAKMPPQVDEHIDLANTGPMEAMNSALSTLFTGGDRMLRVFGPVGDSEKEFELIIPDYKLRKAMLVYSRNVAFLSLLISLFTATLVFYAIDRIMIRPIRAMTQSMLAFSQAPDDPSRIIEPEDRGDEIGVAERKLSDMQQRLQKTLNEQRHLADLGLAVSKINHDMRNILASAQLMSDRLGMVRDPTVQSLVPKLVRALDRAVSYSEGVLTYGRTQEAPPSRRRLRLRQTVEDVQGLLGIDPEGEIEFINDVEPNFEVDADSEQLVRVLTNLCRNSIQAMAADTEGAIVRRLSISADRTGSVSRILVTDTGPGLPQKARENLFAAFRGSARSGGTGLGLAIAHELVRAHGGALDLVESVGGRTVFSVTIPDQPVRLDEARHHLRRPA; from the coding sequence ATGGCAGACAAAACCGTTGGCGATGCCGATGAAAGCCCCGGCATGAAAACGGGACGCTCCGTGCCCCTTTCGCGCGGCCTGTCGACCAAGCTGCTCGTGCTGACCATCATTTTCGTGCTGATCGCGGAAGTGCTGATCTTCCTGCCGTCGATCGCCAATTTCCGCCTGCGCTGGCTGGAAGAACGGCTCGGCACCGCCGCCGCCGTTTCCATCGTGCTCGTTCAGACCGACCCCTCCGACCTGTCGCGCGAGGTGCAGCAGGACGTGTTGAGATCGATCGGCGCCAAGGCGATCGCTGTGCGCGACGGCGGCGTGTCGCGCCTTCTCGTCGTCGCGAAAATGCCGCCGCAGGTGGATGAGCATATCGACCTTGCCAATACCGGCCCGATGGAAGCGATGAACAGCGCGCTGAGCACGCTGTTTACAGGCGGCGACCGCATGCTGCGCGTGTTCGGTCCCGTCGGCGACAGCGAGAAGGAATTCGAGCTGATCATTCCGGACTACAAGCTGCGCAAGGCGATGCTGGTCTATTCGCGCAACGTCGCCTTCCTGTCGCTGCTGATCTCGCTGTTTACCGCAACGCTTGTCTTCTATGCGATCGACCGGATCATGATCCGCCCGATCCGCGCCATGACGCAATCCATGCTGGCCTTTTCGCAGGCGCCTGACGATCCAAGCCGCATCATCGAACCGGAAGACCGCGGCGACGAGATCGGCGTTGCCGAGCGCAAGCTTTCGGACATGCAGCAGCGCCTGCAAAAGACGCTCAACGAGCAGCGGCATCTCGCCGACCTTGGCCTTGCGGTCTCGAAGATCAACCACGACATGCGCAACATACTGGCCTCGGCGCAGCTGATGTCGGACCGGCTCGGGATGGTCCGGGACCCCACCGTTCAATCCCTCGTTCCCAAGCTGGTGCGCGCACTGGACCGCGCCGTTTCCTATTCGGAAGGCGTGCTGACCTATGGCCGCACGCAGGAAGCGCCGCCGTCGCGCCGGCGCCTGCGGCTGCGGCAGACCGTCGAGGATGTACAGGGCCTGCTCGGCATCGATCCCGAGGGCGAGATCGAGTTCATCAATGACGTCGAGCCGAATTTCGAAGTGGATGCCGATTCGGAACAGCTGGTGCGCGTGCTCACCAATCTGTGCCGCAACTCCATCCAGGCGATGGCCGCCGATACCGAGGGCGCCATCGTCCGGCGGCTCTCCATCTCTGCCGACCGCACCGGCAGCGTCAGCCGCATCCTGGTGACCGATACCGGCCCCGGCCTGCCGCAAAAGGCGCGCGAGAACCTTTTCGCCGCCTTCCGCGGCTCGGCGCGCAGCGGCGGCACCGGCCTTGGGCTGGCGATCGCCCACGAACTGGTGCGGGCCCATGGCGGCGCGCTCGACCTCGTCGAAAGCGTCGGCGGCCGCACGGTGTTCTCCGTCACCATACCCGACCAGCCCGTCCGCCTCGACGAAGCGCGCCATCACCTGCGCCGGCCGGCCTGA
- a CDS encoding SRPBCC family protein, protein MPSTVRLHRVLATSPEKVYRAFLEGDALAKWLPPNGFTCTVHHLEAKVGGTFRMSFRNFTTGDSHAFGGEYLELVAGERVRYTDKFDDPNLPGEMEVTVTLKKVSVGTELDITQAGIPDLIPAEACYLGWQESLRNLARLVEPEIKQ, encoded by the coding sequence ATGCCCAGCACTGTACGTTTGCATCGCGTTCTGGCAACCAGCCCGGAAAAAGTCTATCGCGCATTCCTCGAGGGAGATGCGCTCGCGAAATGGCTTCCGCCCAACGGCTTCACCTGCACGGTTCATCATCTGGAAGCAAAAGTCGGCGGCACCTTCAGGATGTCGTTCCGCAACTTCACAACGGGCGATAGCCACGCGTTCGGTGGCGAATATCTCGAACTCGTTGCGGGCGAACGCGTGCGTTATACGGACAAATTCGACGATCCCAACCTGCCGGGCGAGATGGAGGTGACGGTGACGTTGAAGAAAGTATCGGTCGGAACCGAGCTGGACATCACGCAGGCGGGCATCCCGGACCTCATTCCAGCCGAAGCTTGTTATCTCGGTTGGCAGGAGTCATTGCGAAACCTGGCACGGCTCGTCGAGCCGGAAATCAAACAATAG
- a CDS encoding FAD-dependent oxidoreductase: MTQTLTPDICVIGAGSGGLSVAAAAAAFGVHVVLIEKGKMGGDCLNYGCVPSKALIAAAKQAHAMRGGAGFGIAPVEPEIDFEAVHRHIHEVIASIAPNDSVGRFAALGVHVIQAEARFKDARTVIAGDVEIRARRFVVATGSSPLIPPIPGLDSTDYLTNETVFDLTQRPGHLIIVGGGPIGMELAQAYHRLGSDVTVIEAERALGKEDPEISAIALARIRAEGVDIREGAKVTRVESLGEAGVRLFLETAAGAKKIDGSHLLLAAGRSANVAGLDLDKAGILRDQKGIKVDDTLRSSNRRLYAVGDVAGSLQFTHVANYHAGLVIRAMLFRLSARENLDIIPRVTFTDPEIAHVGLSEAEAAKKQKTIRVLRWPYAENDRAQAERKTHGHIKLVTDGRGKILGVSIVGSGAGEMINFWSLALSKKLGVRDIAGFVAPYPTMGEIGKRAAITYFTPATRKKLVRRLIAFLRYFG; this comes from the coding sequence ATGACGCAAACGCTTACCCCGGACATCTGTGTGATCGGCGCCGGGTCAGGCGGTCTGTCGGTCGCGGCGGCAGCCGCTGCGTTCGGCGTCCATGTCGTTCTGATCGAAAAGGGCAAGATGGGAGGCGACTGCCTCAACTATGGCTGCGTGCCCTCCAAGGCACTGATCGCGGCTGCAAAACAGGCGCATGCCATGCGAGGCGGCGCCGGGTTCGGCATCGCTCCGGTTGAGCCGGAAATCGACTTCGAGGCGGTGCATCGACATATCCACGAGGTGATCGCATCGATCGCTCCCAATGATTCCGTCGGACGGTTCGCCGCACTCGGCGTCCATGTGATCCAAGCGGAAGCCCGCTTTAAGGATGCCCGGACGGTCATTGCCGGTGATGTCGAAATCCGCGCCCGGCGCTTCGTCGTAGCCACAGGCTCTTCGCCGCTGATCCCACCGATACCGGGGCTCGATTCAACAGATTACCTCACCAACGAGACGGTATTCGACCTCACGCAGCGCCCCGGCCATCTCATCATCGTCGGCGGCGGCCCGATCGGCATGGAATTGGCGCAGGCTTACCATAGGCTTGGTTCGGACGTGACGGTCATCGAGGCGGAGCGCGCGCTCGGCAAGGAAGACCCCGAGATTTCGGCTATCGCGCTCGCGCGTATCCGCGCCGAAGGCGTCGATATCCGCGAAGGTGCGAAGGTCACGCGCGTCGAAAGCCTTGGTGAAGCCGGTGTGCGCCTGTTCCTGGAGACTGCTGCCGGTGCGAAAAAGATCGATGGCTCGCATCTTCTGCTGGCGGCGGGACGCTCGGCCAATGTCGCCGGGCTCGACCTCGACAAGGCAGGCATCCTCCGCGACCAGAAGGGCATCAAGGTCGACGACACGCTGCGCAGCAGCAACCGCCGCCTCTATGCCGTCGGCGATGTCGCGGGCTCGCTGCAATTCACCCATGTCGCCAACTACCATGCCGGGCTGGTGATACGGGCCATGCTGTTCCGGCTCTCGGCGCGTGAGAACCTCGACATCATTCCGCGCGTCACCTTCACCGACCCGGAAATCGCCCATGTCGGCCTTTCCGAAGCCGAAGCCGCCAAAAAGCAAAAGACCATTCGCGTGCTGCGCTGGCCCTATGCCGAAAACGATCGCGCCCAGGCGGAGCGAAAGACGCATGGCCATATCAAGCTGGTGACCGATGGGAGAGGCAAAATCCTTGGCGTCTCGATCGTCGGTTCTGGTGCCGGCGAAATGATAAATTTCTGGTCGCTGGCGCTGTCGAAGAAGCTGGGCGTTCGCGACATCGCCGGCTTTGTCGCGCCTTATCCCACCATGGGCGAAATTGGCAAACGCGCCGCAATCACCTACTTTACTCCCGCCACGCGCAAGAAGCTGGTTCGGCGCCTGATCGCCTTTCTACGGTATTTCGGCTAG
- a CDS encoding glutathione S-transferase family protein, with translation MLPTITAFERSPDRGKGLARDMRVRWALEEVGQPYDVRLVSFAGMNEPAHRALHPFGQIPTYEEGGLALFESGAIVFHIAERHAGLLPDDANARARAITWMFAALSTVEPPIVDLQIAKLVEHDKPWSEQRLPLVKNRIRERLGELSDRLGDAEWLDGAFSAGDLMMVHVLLRLRGSGILDEYPTLSAYVARGEARPAYKRAFDAQLAVFTAGSNG, from the coding sequence ATGCTCCCCACCATTACCGCCTTTGAACGGTCGCCCGACCGTGGCAAGGGCCTTGCGCGTGACATGCGCGTTCGCTGGGCGCTTGAAGAAGTGGGCCAGCCCTATGACGTGCGCCTTGTTTCGTTCGCCGGGATGAACGAGCCGGCACATCGCGCGCTCCATCCTTTCGGGCAGATTCCGACCTATGAAGAAGGCGGGCTTGCTCTGTTCGAGTCCGGGGCGATCGTGTTCCATATCGCGGAGCGCCACGCGGGCCTGCTGCCAGACGATGCGAATGCCCGGGCGCGCGCGATCACATGGATGTTTGCCGCGCTCAGCACGGTGGAACCGCCGATCGTTGACCTGCAGATCGCCAAGCTCGTAGAGCACGACAAGCCGTGGTCCGAGCAGCGCCTGCCTCTCGTCAAGAATCGCATCCGGGAGCGGCTGGGCGAACTTTCCGACCGCCTTGGCGATGCCGAATGGCTCGATGGTGCGTTCAGCGCCGGCGACCTGATGATGGTGCATGTGCTGCTCAGGCTGCGGGGATCGGGCATACTCGACGAATACCCGACCCTCTCCGCCTATGTCGCCCGCGGCGAGGCACGGCCCGCCTACAAGCGCGCTTTCGATGCTCAATTGGCGGTTTTCACCGCCGGATCGAACGGCTGA
- a CDS encoding TVP38/TMEM64 family protein: MNQKAAGANISGNCDGGMPEPGRWHFVPLAIIAAGLVLGYALGWHQYLSLDYLGQSRQALKAFVAANPVIAPLGFVVLYTLAVAFSFPAASVLTIFGGFLFGWLFGGVLAIVGATVGATIIFMAARTFCSGYVRERVGSVATKLSRGFEKNAFAYLLVLRIAPFVPFFIVNIAPALFKVRLRTYIVATFIGIMPGAFAYAWLGQGCDSVLIAARNAGQQATIRDLVTPQITIAFVALALVAALAAVVKKVWISRML; this comes from the coding sequence GTGAACCAAAAGGCTGCCGGAGCCAATATTAGCGGAAACTGCGATGGCGGCATGCCCGAACCGGGGCGCTGGCATTTTGTTCCGCTCGCAATCATAGCTGCAGGCCTCGTGCTTGGCTACGCACTGGGCTGGCACCAATATCTGTCGCTGGACTATCTTGGCCAAAGCCGGCAAGCCTTGAAGGCCTTCGTGGCGGCCAATCCTGTCATCGCGCCGCTCGGCTTCGTGGTCCTCTATACACTTGCCGTCGCCTTCTCCTTTCCGGCCGCTTCCGTCCTGACGATCTTCGGCGGCTTCCTGTTCGGCTGGCTGTTTGGCGGCGTGCTCGCCATTGTCGGCGCGACGGTTGGCGCCACGATCATCTTCATGGCAGCGCGCACCTTCTGCTCCGGCTATGTGAGAGAGCGCGTCGGCAGCGTGGCAACCAAACTCTCGCGCGGCTTCGAAAAGAATGCCTTTGCCTATCTCCTCGTGCTGCGGATAGCACCGTTCGTGCCGTTCTTCATCGTCAACATCGCCCCGGCGCTGTTCAAGGTACGCCTGCGCACCTACATCGTCGCAACCTTCATAGGCATCATGCCGGGCGCATTCGCCTATGCCTGGCTCGGGCAGGGCTGCGACAGCGTGCTCATCGCGGCCAGGAACGCCGGCCAGCAGGCAACCATACGCGACCTGGTCACACCGCAGATCACCATCGCCTTCGTGGCCCTTGCGCTTGTCGCGGCACTTGCCGCCGTCGTAAAGAAGGTATGGATATCACGCATGCTGTGA
- a CDS encoding metalloregulator ArsR/SmtB family transcription factor, with product MTQLHDVLFRTLADPTRRAIFERLCRDGAQTVVALTAQAGVSQPAVSKHLGVLKRAGLVHDRHEGRQTHYSAQLGALAPLIDWTNQMGGFWQSRFDELEDLLKRMDQ from the coding sequence ATGACGCAGCTCCACGATGTCCTTTTCAGAACGCTTGCCGACCCGACGCGGCGGGCCATCTTCGAGCGGCTGTGTCGCGACGGAGCCCAGACGGTCGTCGCGCTGACGGCTCAGGCCGGGGTCTCGCAACCTGCCGTATCGAAGCATCTCGGGGTTCTGAAGCGGGCCGGGCTGGTGCATGACCGCCACGAAGGCCGCCAGACGCATTACAGCGCGCAGCTCGGCGCCCTGGCCCCGTTGATCGACTGGACAAACCAGATGGGCGGGTTTTGGCAAAGCCGGTTCGACGAACTCGAAGACCTGCTCAAAAGGATGGATCAATGA
- a CDS encoding SRPBCC domain-containing protein codes for MSNTATETLSVIVEREVPFAPEKIWRALTQPHLIEEWLMKNDFKPVLDHRFNLSADWGSVDCRVQTVEPNRKLSYTWETKDLESVVTWSLIPTSTGTRLRMEQTGFRPDQQPYYRGATVGWQRFFAALEQVLARPD; via the coding sequence ATGAGTAATACAGCGACCGAAACCCTCTCCGTCATTGTCGAACGGGAGGTGCCTTTTGCACCGGAAAAGATCTGGCGCGCGCTCACCCAGCCGCACCTCATCGAGGAGTGGCTGATGAAGAACGATTTCAAGCCGGTCCTGGATCACCGTTTCAATCTCAGCGCAGACTGGGGCAGCGTGGATTGCCGGGTACAGACAGTCGAGCCGAACAGGAAGCTGTCCTACACCTGGGAGACCAAGGATCTCGAAAGTGTCGTCACATGGTCTCTCATCCCGACGAGCACGGGGACACGCCTGCGCATGGAGCAGACTGGCTTCCGGCCGGATCAGCAGCCTTACTACCGGGGCGCCACGGTCGGCTGGCAAAGGTTCTTTGCGGCCCTGGAGCAGGTCCTGGCACGGCCGGATTGA
- a CDS encoding alpha/beta hydrolase — translation MSRTSHRVPVEGGFLHALSSGHGDETIVLLHGWPQTSREWDRVSALLDGDYRLIAPDLRGCGDSFKPMTGYDALTQADDILALIQHFGVGRVHLVGHDLGGPVAYAFAAKYRDRCKSLTLIEAPLWGIVSDEVPDLATLFWHLKFHQDVDMATKMIGSDIPAYLNHFYRDFAFNPNAITPNEAADYIRAYSGVGALRASLMQYHAIPEIGEQLKELSAQKLTVPVASYGGAMVMADYSGNAAKLVAEKVDAGIVENCGHWVPEERPEFVADLIRKTVSRAGSHAVTE, via the coding sequence ATGAGCCGCACCAGTCACCGCGTTCCCGTCGAGGGCGGCTTCTTGCATGCCTTGTCGTCCGGCCATGGCGATGAAACGATCGTGCTTCTGCATGGCTGGCCGCAGACAAGCCGGGAGTGGGACCGCGTCAGCGCCCTGCTCGACGGCGACTACCGGCTTATTGCGCCTGATCTTCGCGGTTGTGGGGACAGTTTCAAGCCTATGACAGGCTATGATGCTTTGACCCAGGCCGACGATATCCTGGCGCTCATTCAGCATTTCGGTGTCGGGCGCGTCCATCTCGTCGGCCATGATCTCGGCGGGCCGGTGGCTTACGCCTTCGCCGCAAAGTACCGCGATCGCTGCAAGTCCCTCACCCTGATCGAAGCGCCCCTTTGGGGCATCGTCAGCGATGAGGTACCCGATTTGGCGACGTTGTTCTGGCATCTGAAATTTCATCAGGATGTGGATATGGCCACCAAGATGATCGGGAGTGATATCCCGGCCTATCTGAACCATTTCTACCGGGACTTCGCCTTCAATCCCAATGCGATCACGCCCAACGAGGCCGCGGACTACATCCGCGCCTATAGCGGGGTCGGCGCATTGCGCGCGAGCCTGATGCAGTATCACGCGATCCCCGAGATCGGTGAGCAGCTCAAGGAACTCAGCGCGCAAAAGCTTACCGTTCCCGTCGCATCCTATGGCGGGGCAATGGTGATGGCTGACTACTCGGGCAATGCTGCCAAGCTGGTCGCCGAGAAAGTCGATGCCGGGATCGTTGAAAATTGCGGCCATTGGGTGCCTGAAGAGAGGCCCGAATTCGTCGCCGATCTGATCCGCAAGACCGTTTCAAGAGCGGGCTCGCACGCAGTTACGGAGTAA
- a CDS encoding DUF1801 domain-containing protein, which yields MADEKPGTARKPPAKPRKPAPKPEPGKVVLLSGGNPQIAKGYGDAPVQAYIAAMPGWKSDLGRRLDALVERTVPGVSKAVKWNSPFYGVESGSWFLSFHCMTKYIKVAFFKGASLHPLPPGTSKQKDVRYLDIHEDDPFDEAQFADWVKQASQLPGERM from the coding sequence ATGGCCGATGAAAAGCCCGGCACAGCGCGGAAACCGCCCGCCAAGCCGCGAAAACCAGCACCAAAGCCGGAGCCCGGCAAGGTCGTGCTTCTCTCGGGCGGCAACCCGCAGATCGCCAAGGGATATGGCGACGCCCCGGTGCAGGCCTATATCGCGGCCATGCCGGGCTGGAAAAGCGACCTCGGCCGCCGCCTCGACGCGCTCGTCGAACGCACCGTCCCCGGTGTGAGCAAGGCCGTCAAATGGAACTCGCCATTTTACGGCGTCGAGAGCGGAAGCTGGTTTCTGAGCTTTCACTGCATGACCAAGTACATCAAGGTTGCCTTCTTCAAGGGCGCGTCCCTGCATCCTCTCCCGCCCGGCACCTCCAAGCAGAAGGACGTGCGCTATCTCGACATCCACGAGGACGATCCGTTCGATGAGGCCCAGTTTGCCGACTGGGTGAAACAGGCCAGCCAATTGCCGGGCGAACGAATGTGA
- a CDS encoding TetR/AcrR family transcriptional regulator gives MAIPKRTERSRTLILDAADLAFRELGFADTSVEEIATRAGLTRKTVYNLFSSKEEIALQLIARVEAGDAIYRAHMEANEDVFVLLELVFLDSARWCLANPSIARLALAPTERPSFEPPTGRPTFQRLVRDLLVLGQRQGVIRKDEDPNFMSLVLLGIYAQAMLTALSGGPFSEDDIRRLIRIVVEGIGERSLS, from the coding sequence ATGGCAATACCGAAGCGAACGGAACGGTCGCGAACACTCATCCTCGATGCCGCCGACCTGGCATTCCGGGAACTGGGGTTTGCCGACACGTCCGTGGAGGAAATTGCAACGCGCGCCGGCTTGACCCGCAAGACGGTCTACAATCTGTTCAGCTCGAAAGAGGAAATCGCCTTGCAGCTTATCGCCCGCGTGGAAGCGGGCGATGCAATCTATCGCGCCCACATGGAGGCGAACGAAGACGTATTTGTTCTCCTGGAGCTTGTCTTTCTCGACAGCGCGCGCTGGTGCCTGGCCAATCCCTCGATTGCAAGGCTTGCCCTTGCCCCCACAGAGAGACCGTCTTTCGAACCGCCGACTGGTCGCCCGACGTTCCAGCGGCTCGTAAGAGACCTTCTGGTGCTTGGTCAACGACAGGGTGTCATCCGCAAGGACGAGGATCCCAATTTCATGTCGCTGGTTCTACTCGGTATCTATGCGCAGGCCATGCTTACGGCCCTTTCCGGTGGGCCGTTCAGTGAGGATGATATCCGGCGCCTCATCCGCATTGTCGTCGAAGGCATTGGCGAACGATCCTTGTCCTGA